In the Hordeum vulgare subsp. vulgare chromosome 7H, MorexV3_pseudomolecules_assembly, whole genome shotgun sequence genome, one interval contains:
- the LOC123413302 gene encoding O-glucosyltransferase rumi-like codes for MKGCGGLIHAGDEEEGAALVPLPAADELQEAPHKVVDDDGDAAERTVERQPPSSSATTTTRPCWKTPLLSPTKGAVGLVIGGLVLLALLAGAGWVDLDASFLRGNGSGTGGTGRRWRHPPRRQRSSPPVPIPFSCGNGTSSSSTPLCRRPRVGMPPPAASPSPAAPPPPSCPDYFRHIHSDLEPWREKGMSREAVERGRPKAAFRLTVVSGRAYVETYHRVFQTRDLFTQWGIAQLLARYPGRVPDLDLMFNCEDMPELRAADYPDTSAAPPLFRYCKDGTSLEVLFPDWSFWGWPEVNIRPWGPLMKEIAEENARLPWPDRQPYAFWKGNPDVSRARRDLFRCSNDSAAGRDWNARLFALDWGAASRNGFKGSTNLAEQCRYRYKIYVQGRSWSVSEKYILACDSPMLAIDTPFDDFFSRGLVAGRHYWPVDPGDKCRAVKFAVDWGNAHPALAQRMGKEGSGFAREDMSMDYVYDYMLHVLTHYAALLRYKPTVPDKAVELCPESMACSAQGRDREFMMESREMYEAGYEPCTMPPPFTAEEAREMAAREKDVRRKVVKMEGR; via the exons ATGAAGGGCTGCGGCGGCCTGATCCATGCGGGCGACGAGGAAGAAGGGGCGGCGCTGGTGCCGCTTCCAGCAGCAGATGAGCTGCAGGAGGCGCCGCACAAGGTcgtcgacgacgacggcgacgctgCTGAACGGACGGTTGAACGCCAGCCACCGTCGTCCtcggcaacaacgacgacgaggccgTGCTGGAAGACGCCGCTCCTGTCACCGACGAAGGGCGCCGTGGGGCTGGTGATCGGCGGCCTGGTGCTCCTCGCGCTGCTCGCCGGCGCCGGATGGGTCGACCTGGACGCT TCGTTCCTGCGGGGCAATGGCAGCGGCACCGGCGGCACCGGCCGTCGTTggcgccatcctcctcgccgccaaCGGTCATCACCGCCCGTGCCCATACCCTTCAGCTGTGGCAACGGGACGTCATCGTCGTCTACGCCACTATGCCGTCGCCCCCGCGTGGGAATGCCACCACCGGCCGCGTCACCATCTCcagcggcgccgccgccgccttcgtGCCCGGACTACTTCCGGCACATCCACTCGGACCTTGAGCCGTGGCGGGAGAAGGGGATGAGCAGGGAGGCGGTGGAGCGCGGCCGGCCGAAAGCGGCGTTCCGGCTGACGGTGGTCTCCGGGCGCGCGTACGTGGAGACGTACCACCGCGTGTTCCAGACGCGGGACCTGTTCACGCAGTGGGGGATCGCGCAGCTGCTCGCCCGCTACCCGGGCCGCGTCCCGGACCTGGACCTCATGTTCAACTGCGAGGACATGCCGGAGCTGCGCGCCGCCGACTACCCGGACacctccgccgcgccgccgctcTTCCGGTACTGCAAGGACGGCACCTCGCTCGAGGTCCTCTTCCCGGACTGGTCCTTCTGGGGCTGGCCGGAGGTGAACATCCGCCCCTGGGGGCCGCTGATGAAGGAGATCGCCGAGGAGAACGCGCGGCTCCCCTGGCCGGACAGGCAGCCGTACGCGTTCTGGAAGGGCAACCCCGACGTGTCGAGAGCGCGCCGCGACCTCTTCCGCTGCAGCAACGACTCCGCCGCCGGCAGAGACTGGAACGCGCGGCTGTTCGCGCTGGACTGGGGCGCCGCCAGCCGGAACGGGTTCAAGGGCTCCACCAACCTGGCGGAGCAGTGCCGGTACAGGTACAAGATCTACGTGCAGGGGCGGTCGTGGTCGGTGAGCGAGAAGTACATCCTCGCGTGCGACTCGCCGATGCTGGCCATCGACACGCCCTTCGACGACTTCTTCTCCAGGGGCCTCGTCGCCGGCCGCCACTACTGGCCCGTCGACCCCGGGGACAAGTGCCGCGCCGTCAAGTTCGCCGTCGACTGGGGGAACGCGCATCCGGCGCTGGCACAGCGGATGGGCAAGGAGGGCAGCGGGTTCGCGAGGGAGGACATGAGCATGGACTACGTTTACGACTACATGCTGCACGTGCTCACCCACTACGCTGCATTGCTCCGGTACAAGCCTACCGTGCCGGACAAGGCCGTGGAGCTCTGCCCCGAGTCCATGGCCTGCTCCGCCCAAGGCCGGGACAGGGAGTTCATGATGGAGTCCAGGGAGATGTACGAGGCCGGGTACGAGCCGTGCACGATGCCGCCGCCGTTCACGGCGGAGGAGGCGAGGGAGATGGCCGCCCGGGAAAAGGATGTGCGAAGAAAAGTAGTTAAAATGGAGGGGAGGTAG